The proteins below are encoded in one region of Chloroflexota bacterium:
- the argJ gene encoding bifunctional glutamate N-acetyltransferase/amino-acid acetyltransferase ArgJ, whose product MEKSPFVRIEKGGVASPKGFTVGATYAGLKKAGPDKLDLTVLYSERPAAAAGVFTQSKTCSPSVTLSRQRIARHTARAVVVNSGCANACVGPQGLIDAKDTTALAAKKLGVAEEDVLIASTGMIGVELPMALIRAGMQKIALNASAGPAFARAIMTTDSHPKEQALKFQLEGKEITIGAACKGVGMIHPDMATLLCFITTDAAVEPGFLQTALKHAIDQSLNMVSVDGDTSTNDTALLLANGAAGNKQIKAGTKAAELFQQALIAVAVPLAKMVARDGEGATKLMEVTVEGAASAADARLAARTVAASPLVKAAVHGGDPNWGRIMMALGRSGAAITESKLSLYINEICVFDKGVPVPFFKEAAVISMKESNVTILAKLGLGAHGATAWGCDLTEEYVRFNSEYST is encoded by the coding sequence ATGGAGAAGTCACCGTTCGTGAGGATCGAAAAGGGGGGCGTCGCCTCGCCGAAGGGGTTCACCGTCGGCGCGACGTACGCCGGGCTGAAGAAGGCGGGGCCGGATAAGCTGGACCTGACGGTCCTCTACTCGGAGCGTCCGGCGGCGGCGGCGGGCGTTTTCACCCAGAGCAAGACGTGCTCGCCCTCGGTGACGCTGAGCAGGCAGCGCATCGCGCGGCACACGGCCAGGGCGGTGGTGGTGAACAGCGGCTGCGCGAACGCATGCGTCGGCCCCCAGGGACTGATTGACGCGAAGGATACGACGGCGCTGGCGGCGAAGAAGCTGGGCGTGGCCGAGGAGGATGTGCTGATAGCCAGCACCGGCATGATCGGCGTGGAGCTGCCGATGGCGCTGATCCGCGCGGGGATGCAGAAGATCGCCCTGAACGCCTCGGCGGGGCCGGCCTTCGCGCGGGCCATCATGACCACGGACAGCCACCCGAAGGAGCAGGCGCTGAAGTTCCAGCTGGAGGGGAAGGAGATCACCATCGGCGCGGCCTGCAAGGGCGTGGGGATGATCCACCCGGATATGGCGACGCTGCTGTGCTTCATCACCACGGACGCGGCGGTGGAGCCGGGCTTCCTGCAGACGGCGCTGAAGCACGCGATAGACCAATCGCTGAACATGGTGAGCGTGGACGGCGATACGAGCACGAACGATACGGCGCTCCTCCTGGCGAACGGCGCGGCGGGCAATAAGCAGATCAAGGCCGGGACGAAGGCGGCGGAGCTCTTCCAGCAGGCGCTCATCGCAGTGGCGGTGCCGCTGGCGAAGATGGTGGCGCGGGACGGCGAAGGAGCGACGAAGCTGATGGAGGTGACGGTGGAGGGGGCGGCGAGCGCAGCGGACGCGCGGCTGGCGGCCCGCACGGTCGCCGCATCGCCGCTGGTGAAGGCGGCGGTGCACGGCGGCGACCCGAACTGGGGGCGCATCATGATGGCCCTTGGGCGCTCGGGCGCGGCGATCACGGAGTCGAAGCTCTCCCTGTATATCAACGAGATCTGCGTCTTTGACAAGGGCGTTCCGGTGCCCTTCTTCAAAGAGGCGGCGGTCATCTCCATGAAAGAGTCGAACGTGACGATCCTGGCGAAGCTGGGCCTTGGCGCACACGGGGCGACGGCCTGGGGGTGCGACCTGACGGAGGAGTACGTTCGCTTCAACAGCGAGTACTCAACGTGA
- a CDS encoding IS3 family transposase: ETVEELRLALLAFKERYNREWPIERHRYATPEQARRQLLACPVVAA; this comes from the coding sequence TTGAGACCGTGGAGGAGCTGCGCCTCGCGCTCCTTGCCTTCAAGGAGCGGTACAACCGGGAGTGGCCCATCGAGCGCCATCGCTACGCGACGCCAGAGCAAGCACGCCGTCAGTTGCTCGCTTGCCCTGTGGTTGCCGCATGA